One Exiguobacterium sp. BMC-KP genomic window, GTCGTGTGATCCCGTCATGATCAAAGAATCAAGAGGAAGTTCGTGTTGCTTGATCCATTCTTCTGTTACGGGACGAACGAGCTCTGATCGTGCTGTCACGTAGTGTAAATCATATTGTTTCCGCAAATTCCATAAATGGTGGCGGACATGTTCTTGAGGGATTGATTCCCGATAAATACCTGTCTCATGACCGGAGTTGACCATGTAGTCCCAAAATTCAATTTGATTCATATCGGTATACGTATGCAGTTCGTATTCAGACGCTTGATTGAAATCAATCGAAGTGCCGAGATATTTATTCATGTAAGTGAAGCAAGAGGATGGATGTGTGATTGTTCCATCGATGTCGATTCCAATTTTCATTTACAGTCACCCACGTTCTAAGAATTTTCTTCACTTAGTATAACATAGTCGAAATCGAGATACGAAAAAAGACTCCTCATGAGAGAGGAGCCTTCATTTTATGCGTGGTTTGCTTTTTCAGCTTCTTTTTCAGCCTGTTTTTCGAGAACGATGGCATCGATTTCTTTTTTCAATTCTTCGACCATTGTTGCTTCCGGTACTTTACGGATGATTTCTCCGTGACGGAACAACAAGCCTTCGTTACGTGCTCCAGCAATCCCGATATCGGCTTCGCGTGCTTCCCCAGGACCGTTAACCGCACATCCGAGAACAGCAACTTTGATATTGGCTTGGATGTTTTCGATGTAGTCTTCGATCTCTGCAGCGATCGACATTAAATCGATTTCGATTCGACCACATGTCGGACATGAAATCAATGTCGCTGCGTTCGCCGCAAGACCGAATGATTTCAAGACTTCTTTTGCAACCTTTACTTCTTCGACAGGGTCTGCTGAAAGAGAGACACGAACCGTATTTCCGATTCCGCGTGATAGGATCGCGCCAAGTCCAGCTGCTGATTTCAATGAACCAGAACGAAGTGGACCGGATTCTGTAATCCCGACGTGAAGAGGATAGTCGAACGACTCAGAAGCGAGTTGATATGCTTCAAGCGCCAACTGTACGTCAGATGCTTTGAGCGAAACGATGATATCGTGGAAATCAAGATCTTCAAGAATCTTAATGTGGTGCAAGGCACTCTCGACCATACCACGTGCTGTCGGGTAGCCGTATTTTTCAAGAATATGCTTTTCAAGGGAACCAGCGTTTACTCCAATGCGAATCGGAATGTTTTTCGCTTTTGCTGCTGTAACGACAGCTTCGACTTTTTCACGACGACCGATATTACCTGGGTTAATCCGGATTTTATCGACGCCGGCTTCGATTGCCATGAGCGCAAGTTTATAGTTGAAGTGGATGTCTACGACAAGCGGAATGTTGATTCGGCTTTTGATTTCTGCAAGTGCGAGCGCATCACGTTCTTCTGGACAAGCGACGCGGACGATTTGGCAACCAGCTTCTTCAAGACGTAGGATTTCAGCGACTGTCGCTTCGACGTCGTGTGTTTTAGTTGTCGTCATACTTTGGATGATGACTTCATTATTTCCACCAATGACAAGGTCCCCTACACGAACGGGACGAGTCTTAGAGCGATGGACCATTTTCGGCATATCGAAAATCTCCTTTTGTGGCATACCGCCATATTGTTTATGTTTACCTTTTCTATCATATCGAACTATTCCCTAAAAATCGAGAAACAAGAACGAAAATCGAACATTTACAATTGTTTAATGAAAGAAAGGTGTCCGTCAATCCGTCGGACGCCTGATTTTTGTATACATTAAGCTCTGCGTGAAGAACGAGGCTTTGAGGAACGGGCGATCCACAACGGTACCAATGTATAGACGAAGTGACCAATCACGAGTAATCCGATCCCGGAACGTTGATAACCAAGTTGATAAAGAAGCATACCGAGTGGGAAAGACCACAGATTCGTTGCGATTGTATAAGGAAACGTCTGACGATATGCCCATGGACGAGGAAGTAGCAGTCGAACAAACCCCTTCGTCAAATACGCCATGAAAAGCAGATAAAGTAATACGGCAATCGCGATGAAGATGAAATGAAGAATGAACCAGATAACGATCGGGATATTTTTTTGTAAAAAGAAGGAATCGATAATCGTCGTCCAAAGTGAAATCCAAGATAATCCACAGAAATAAAGGGAAACATCCGCTAAGCGAAGACGTAAAAACGAGCGATTTGGAATTAGCGAAGTTTGTAAGTAATTAATCAGTTGACGTAAAAAAGACAATAATATCACTCTTTCTATTGTTTTATAACAGATTTTTTAAATGGATTTAACGTTGATAAATAAAGGTTTTTTTGTTTTAGTACAGATTAATAAAACCTTAACAAATGGATGTTTAAAAAACTGTTTACAAGTTCACTAGACCTTTACATAATAGGGGAGTCGAAAAAATAAACTTTACAAACACATCAATCCACATCAAATAAAGGAGCTGGCAAGATGAACTATGATTTGCAGGAAATGATATTCACCTTCATTGGTGGACTCGGGATTTTCCTTTTCGGTATTAAGTATATGGGAGATGGGCTCCAAAAAACAGCAGGAGACCGATTACGTTATATCCTTGATAAATACACGACGAATCCATTCTTAGGTATCTTAGCAGGTATCGTCGTAACGATTTTAATTCAATCGTCATCCGGTACGACCGTCATCGTCGTCGGACTTGTTAGTGCGGGTCTGATGAATTTAAGACAGGCAATCGGAGTCGTCATGGGGGCAAACATTGGTACGACGATCACTGCCTTCATCATCGGCTTTAACGTCAAGGAAGCAGCACTTCCGGCAATCGCGATTGGTGCGTTCTTGATCTTCTTCTTCAATAAAGAACGTGTTCAGTATATCGGACAGATTTTCTTTGGCTTCGGTGCACTTTTCTACGGTTTGACATTGATGGGTGACGGGATGGCACCGCTCGAAACGAGCGTTTGGTTCCGTGAGTTGACTGTTTCGATGTCGGATAATCCATTACTTGGTGTCTTCGTCGGAACAATCTTTACCGTGCTTGTTCAGTCGTCGTCTGCAACAATCGGTATTTTACAAGAGTTGTATTCAGGTGGCATGATCGATATCAAAGCAGCACTACCGGTCTTGTTCGGTGATAATATCGGAACAACGATTACGGCGGTTCTCGCAGCGCTTGGAGCGTCAATTGCAGCTAAGCGAACAGCAGCGGCGCATGTCATCTTCAACATTATCGGAACGATATTGTTCTTAATTGCCTTACCAATTTTCTCGAGTTTTATCACATGGATTACAGGTGCACTTGGCTTAGGTCCGAAGATGCAAATTGCCTTCGCACACGGAACATTCAATGTCGTTAACACATTGATTCAGTGCTGGTTCATCGCGCAAATCGCATGGCTCGTTCAAAAAATCGTTCCGGGTACGGATACGACGATCGATTCAAAACCACGTCATCTTGATCAAAACATTTTGAACCAGTCTTCTTCACTTGCTTTGAATCATGCGAAGCTTGAAGTCTTACGTATGGGAGAATTCTCGAAAGACGCCCTTGCGAAAGCGCACCGATACACGCAATCGCATGATAAGAAAGATGTAGCAGAATCACAGCAGATTGAATATGCAATCAACCACTTGAACACAGAAGTCACGAACTATCTTGTTAAAGTAGCAGCACATGATTTATCAGAACGTGAATCAAACGATCATTCGTTACTGATGCATGCGGTTAATGATTTTGAGCGAATCGGTGATCACGTTGAGAACATCGTCGAATTGGTCGACTTCCAAATCGTCAACCGGATCCAATTCACGGATGCTGCGAAGCAAGAGCTAGATGATATGTATGCCTTGACACAAGAAATCGTCGATTGTGCCGTTCGCGCCGTCGAAGAGGATGATGTCACACGAGCTCGGAAAGTTCTGGAACTCGAAGGCAAACTCGATGCACTCGAACGTTCATTCCGTAAGCATCACGTCCTTCGTGTTAACGCTGGCGAATGTACGGGACAAGCGGGAATGATCTTCGTCGATCTCTTGTCGAACCTCGAACGAATCGGCGATCACGCTGTCAACATCACGGATCTCGTCCTTGAACAGCGGACAGCATTAACGAATTAAGCAAAATACGATTTATCTATGACAGCTGATTTCAAAAAATGAAATCAGCTGTTTATTTTTTTGAAATAGCATATTGACAAGAATCGTCACATCTCGTAATCTAGTAAGAGTAAAGCAACATACATCATGGCGGTGTAGCTCAGCTGGCTAGAGCGTACGGTTCATACCCGTGAGGTCGTGGGTTCGACTCCCTCCGCCGCTACTATTACTTAAGGACCCTTAGCTCAGCTGGTTAGAGCTGACGGCTCATAACCGTCCGGTCGCAGGTTCGAGTCCTGCAGGGTCCATTCAGTAGAACGCTCCTCGTCATGAAACGAGGAGCGTTTATTTTTGTTCCTCCGGGGAATAGTAAAGATATTGTAATAATATTCATACTATAGTAACTAAGGGAGAGCGAAGAGAGATGGAACGTAACCATACGATGATGCAGTTTTTTGAGTGGCATGTAGAGAATGATGGGAAGCACTGGCAACGCTTGAAAGAGCGGGCGCCTGAGTTACGTGCTGCCGGCATCACGTCCGTGTGGATTCCACCGGCGTCAAAGGGTCAATCAGATGAAGATACAGGATATGGCATCTATGACGTTTATGATTTAGGTGAATTTGATCAAAAAGGAACAGTCCGTACGAAATACGGTACGAAGGACGAACTCGTCGAAGCGATTCAAGTTGCTCGTGAGAACGATATCGCCGTCTATGCGGATGTCGTCATGAATCATAAAGCAGCAGCCGATGAACTCGAGACAATCAATGTCGTAGAAGTCCATCCAGAAGATCGTTCTAAAGAAATTTCAGAAGAATTTGAAATCGAAGCATGGACAAAGTTTACGTTCCCAGGTCGTAACGGTAAATATTCAGATTTCATCTGGACACATGAATTCTTTAATGGAACAGATTTTGATGCCCGTGAGGAAAAAACCGGTGTCTTTAAAATTTCCGGAAAAAATAAAGACTGGAACGATCAAGTCGATGATGAGTTTGGAAACTATGACTATTTGATGTTTGCGAACATTGATTATAATCACCCGGAAGTCCGCGAAGAAATGATTCGATGGGGTCATTGGTTCCAGGAAACAATTGATTGCCAAGGTTTTCGACTTGATGCGATTAAACACATCAACTATGAATTCGTTCATGAATTCGCAAAATCGATGATTGAAAAAAGTGAAGGTGACTTCTATATGGTCGGCGAGTTCTGGAAATCCGATCTCGATGATTGCCGTCATTTCCTCGATAGTGTCGACTACACGATCGATTTGTTCGATGTTCCACTTCATTATAAGTTCCATGAAGCTTCGAATCAGGGACAAGACTTTGATTTAACGACATTATTTGCTGACACACTTGTTGAATCACATCCGACGAACGCCGTCACGTTTGTCGACAATCATGATTCACAACCAGGTGAATCACTCGAATCATGGGTAGATGACTGGTTCAAACAGCATGCTTATGCATCGATTTTACTTCGTAAAGACGGCTATCCATGTGTCTTCTATGGTGATTATTATGGTGTTCAAGGACCACACCCAGTAGAAGGTAAAAAAGAAATGATCGATGCTTTATTGTATGCGCGTTATCACAAAGCATATGGTGACCAAGAGGATTATCTTGATGATCCGCATTGCGTCGGATGGGTTCGTCGAGGCGTTGAAGAAATCGAGAACTCTGGCTGTGCTGTCTTGCTATCGAATGCTGATATGTGTGAAAAGCGCATGTTCGTCGGTGAAGAACGTGCGGGACAAGAATGGTTTGACTATACGAATCATCAAGATCACCCTGTCGTGATCGATGAAGAAGGATTCGGTGTCTTCCCGGTTCCGGGTGGTGGCGTCTCAGTTTTTGCTCCACGAGAAGTCGAGTAAATCCGAGGGTCTTGACTTGCGTCAACACATGTTCTTTTGCTAGTCTTAAAGGGTATTGAAGTTTTCGAAAATAGTACAAAGGGGGACATGAACATGTCAAAATTTGAATTACCAGAACTCGGCTACGCTTATGATGCGCTTGAGCCACATATCGATGCTCGTACGATGGAGATTCACCACACGAAACACCACAACACGTATGTCACGAACGTGAATGCGGCGCTTGAGGGTACAGAACATGAAGGAAAGTCACTTGAAGAACTTCTTCAAAACTTGGATGCTCTCCCAGCAAACATTCAAACGGCAGTCCGTAACAACGGTGGCGGTCACTGGAACCATTCATTCTTCTGGAAATTGTTGAAGAAGAACGATGGAGCTGCTCCAACAGGGGAACTCGCAACAGCAATCGACGAAGCATTCGGATCATTCGATGCGTTCAAAGATGCGTTTGCAAAAGCAGCAACAACTCGCTTTGGTTCAGGTTGGGCTTGGCTAATCGTTGACGGTGGAAAACTGGAAGTCGTTTCGACACCAAACCAAGATACACCGGTCATGGAAGGTAAAACACCAATCCTCGGTCTTGATGTTTGGGAACATGCGTATTACCTCAACTATCAAAACCGTCGTCCTGATTACATCAATGCGTTCTTCAACGTTGTTGATTGGGATCATGTAGCGAAGCTTTACGCTGACGCGAAGTAATCTGAAAATGGCGTATCGTTCAATTGTGAACGATACGCTTTTTTTAATGCGGAAAATCATGGGATAGGTTGTTATGGAAAGTTTCCTTCTATATAATGAAACAAGATGACTTTTGAACGATAGGGGAGTACGCCATGGCTAAACGAATCACTGTACGAGGAAGACGGCGTAATCATCTGCCGCTTCGTCTGAATTTAATGTTCTTCGTCGTTTTTTTATTGTTTGCGATTTTGATTTTCCGTCTAGGAGTCGTACAAATCGTTAATGGTGAGAAAATTTCGAGGGAAGTCCAAAAAACAGAAATGATCGCATCGAAATATGAAGTACCGCGCGGAAAGATTTATGACCGAGACGGTCGTCTTCTTGTTGATACGATTTCTAAATACTCAATCGTCTATCGCCGGGCACAAACGACGAAAGTCGATGAACGAATTGAAATTGCGCAACGTCTTGCGGCAATCATTGATTTACCGAAAAAAGACTGGAAAGTTACGGAACGAGATGTGAAAGACTTCTGGGTAGCGACGAATACGAAGGAGTCCGATCGTCGTTACCAAGCAGCCGTCAAAAAGAAGTATCCTTCAGTAGAAGCGCAAAGTAAGCTTTCGATTCCGGAGCAAGATCAAATTCGTTTAGATGCTATCACAAAAGAGGATATCGATTACGATGATCAAACGATGGAAGTCATCGCGATCAAACACAATATGGAAGTTGGTTATGCGCTTGATCCGCAGCTCGTCAAACTCGGTGCGTCTGCAAAAGAGATGGCGATTATTGATGAGAACCTAGAAGATCTGAAGGGTGTATCAGTCGAACCGTTTTATGAACGGTCTTATCCGTATGAAGGAACACTCCGGAACATCTTCGGTAAATACTCGAAGATTCCAGCAGAACAACAAGCCGAGTTCAAAGCAAAAGGCTATAGCTTGAATGACCGTGTCGGAACATCATTCCTCGAGCAACAATACGAAGACCTGCTACGCGGGAAACCGGCATACGATGTGTATGAAACGTTCAATGGAGAACCGGTCGGTGATCCAAAACGCGAGGAAGGCGAGTCTGGTAAAGATCTCGTTCTGACTGTTGACGCGGAATACAATAAACAAGTCGACAAAATCATGCAACAAGCAATCAAAATGGGTCGTGGAATGGGCAGTCGTTATTTAAAAGAAGGATATGCTGTCGTCATGAATCCGCAGACAGGTGAGATTTTAGCGATGTCTGGTCAAAAGTTGGATCCTGCAACCGGTAAGTTTTCGGATGTAGCGATCAACAACGTATTGACTTCACTTCAAATCGGTTCGACGATCAAAGGTGCAACGGTTGCGATGGGACTCGAAGAAGGTGTCATTCGTCAAAATGAAGTCATCAACGATGCTCCAATTACAATTGGTGGTACTAAAAAAGGATCGTATGTCAATATGGGTCCGATCACAGATTTAACTGCACTTGAGCGATCGTCCAACGTCTACATGTTCAATATTGCGATGCGAATGGCCAAGTATCCAAGTAACGGTATTGCCGGAGCTAGTGTCGATGGAGCTGCTGCAATCATGCAGAACTACTACAGTCAGTTCGGGCTTGGTGTGACGACGGGTGTTGACTTACCGTATGAAGCAAAAGGTGTTCAAGGGACACCGGACCGTGTTACTTTACTCATGGACCGAGTCATCGGACAGTATGACGCCTTTACACCTCTACAAGTCGCGCAATACATCTCAACGCTTGCGAATGGTGGTTATCGTGTTCAGCCACACTTCCTAAAAGAAGTACTGGCTTCAAATTCAATTGAAAAAGGAACTAAAAAAGTCGATTACAGCTTTAAGACGAATTATTTGAACCGGATTGAAGTGAGTCAAGATAATATCGACCACGTCCGTGAAGGATTACATCGTGTCGTTAAAGGTGAGCGTGGTACGGCGAAAGTCATCGCGCAAACAGGAATCGATGCTGCCGCGAAAACGGGTACAGCACAGGTTAGTGTCTATGGTGATGACGGAATCGCCTTACGTGACGGAAGCGGACAACCAGTTCGTTCATTGAACTCGAATCTCGTTGGCTGGGCACCGTATGATAATCCAGAGATGGCATGGGCCGTGTTCCTTCCTTATATGGAACAGGAAACAGTCAACTCGAAAATCGGTCATGACCTTGTCAAAGCATATTTCAATGTCAAGGACGTACCGTGGCAAACTAAGCCAAATTAACTAGATGGAAGACGAGAGTGATTATTCACTCTCGTTTTTTTGTTTGTATTGACCTTTTTTTCTAATGGATTTCGAATTGTAAACACTAAAAAACACACCTTTACAATTCTTTTACGTTGGATTCATTTCGTTTTAATAGTTCATCCGTAGTATAAGTCTTGTAAGGAAAACGGATAAAAAGTCGTAGCATCGTCAGCGACATACTTTCGAGGAGGAAAATTAATCATGTCTTGGATGAAAAAAACAGCACTCATCACAACGGTAGCATCAATCGCAGTAGTGGGGGCAGCATGTGGTAACGATAAAGGCGGTTCTGCTAGTTCATCTGATTTAAAAGGAAAAATCGCAATCGACGGTTCTTCTACAGTCTTCCCGATCATGGAAGCTGTCGGTGAAGAATATTCGACTGAGCAACCTGATGTTGATGTTACAGTCGGTGTTTCTGGTACAGGTGGTGGATTCAAACGATTCGTCGTTGGTGAAACAGATCTTTCAAATGCTTCGCGTGAAATCAAAGAAGAAGAAGCAGCTGAAGCAAAAAAGAATAACATTGAATATACAAAACTTGCACTCGCATATGATGGTTTGACTGTCGCAGTCAGTAAAGAAAACACATGGGTAAAAGAACTTACGATGGACCAACTTGAAAAAATCTGGCTCGATCCAAACGTCAAGACGTGGAAAGATGTTGATTCTTCTTATCCGGCTGAACCATTGAAATTCTTCAGCCCAGGGAAAGATTCAGGAACGTTCGACTTCTTCTCGGAAAAAGTACTTGAGAAGAAGGACATGCGTAAAGACGTTCAATTATCTGAGGACGATAACGTTCTTGTTAAGGGTGTCGAAGGAACGAAAGGTGCTATTGGTTACTTCGGATATGCATACTACGCAGAGAATAAAGATAAGTTGAAAGAAGTTCCACTTTCTGCTGAAGGAAAAGATGCAGTTGATCCAACACCAGAAACAATCAAAGATCTTTCGTATCCACTGGCACGTGAAATTTACACGTACGTCAATAACAAATCAATGAAAGATAAAAAACAAGTCGCAGATTTCGTGAAATTCACGAACGAAAACGCTGGTGATCTTTCTGAAGAAGTCGGATACATCAAAATGCCGCAAGATCGTTACGATGAAAACGCAAAAGCAATTGAAGATGCAATGAAATAAATCATTGAGTCATGAGGATGGCCCAACCGGGGAAGTCTGTACCGGTTGGGTCACATTCTCATGTCAAGAAGAGTAGGGAGTGAAGAAGGATGAGTTCAACACAAAACAAATCGGTTCGCGAGCTGATTCAACAGAACCGACAACAAAAATACAGTATGAAAAACGTCATGGAACGCGTCATGCCGATCGTGTTATTCCTTTGTGCGTTCGTCTCGGTCGTTACGACCATCGGCATCATTCTCACGTTAGTCATTGAAACAGAGCATTTCTTCGAAGTTGTTCCGTTTAAGGAATTCTTCGGTAGTACGAGCTGGTATCCACTCAACTCACAACCTGAGTATGGAATTTGGCCACTTGTCGTCGGAACGCTTGAGATTACCGTGATTGCGATGCTAGTTGCCGTGCCGATCGGCCTCACGTCTGCGATTTATTTAAGTGAGTACGCGTCAGACCGCGCACGCCGTATCTTAAAACCAATTCTTGAAGTATTAGCAGGTGTTCCAACAATCGTCTTCGGATTCTTCGCATTGACGTTCGTTAC contains:
- a CDS encoding PstS family phosphate ABC transporter substrate-binding protein; this translates as MSWMKKTALITTVASIAVVGAACGNDKGGSASSSDLKGKIAIDGSSTVFPIMEAVGEEYSTEQPDVDVTVGVSGTGGGFKRFVVGETDLSNASREIKEEEAAEAKKNNIEYTKLALAYDGLTVAVSKENTWVKELTMDQLEKIWLDPNVKTWKDVDSSYPAEPLKFFSPGKDSGTFDFFSEKVLEKKDMRKDVQLSEDDNVLVKGVEGTKGAIGYFGYAYYAENKDKLKEVPLSAEGKDAVDPTPETIKDLSYPLAREIYTYVNNKSMKDKKQVADFVKFTNENAGDLSEEVGYIKMPQDRYDENAKAIEDAMK
- a CDS encoding peptidoglycan D,D-transpeptidase FtsI family protein, translated to MAKRITVRGRRRNHLPLRLNLMFFVVFLLFAILIFRLGVVQIVNGEKISREVQKTEMIASKYEVPRGKIYDRDGRLLVDTISKYSIVYRRAQTTKVDERIEIAQRLAAIIDLPKKDWKVTERDVKDFWVATNTKESDRRYQAAVKKKYPSVEAQSKLSIPEQDQIRLDAITKEDIDYDDQTMEVIAIKHNMEVGYALDPQLVKLGASAKEMAIIDENLEDLKGVSVEPFYERSYPYEGTLRNIFGKYSKIPAEQQAEFKAKGYSLNDRVGTSFLEQQYEDLLRGKPAYDVYETFNGEPVGDPKREEGESGKDLVLTVDAEYNKQVDKIMQQAIKMGRGMGSRYLKEGYAVVMNPQTGEILAMSGQKLDPATGKFSDVAINNVLTSLQIGSTIKGATVAMGLEEGVIRQNEVINDAPITIGGTKKGSYVNMGPITDLTALERSSNVYMFNIAMRMAKYPSNGIAGASVDGAAAIMQNYYSQFGLGVTTGVDLPYEAKGVQGTPDRVTLLMDRVIGQYDAFTPLQVAQYISTLANGGYRVQPHFLKEVLASNSIEKGTKKVDYSFKTNYLNRIEVSQDNIDHVREGLHRVVKGERGTAKVIAQTGIDAAAKTGTAQVSVYGDDGIALRDGSGQPVRSLNSNLVGWAPYDNPEMAWAVFLPYMEQETVNSKIGHDLVKAYFNVKDVPWQTKPN
- a CDS encoding alpha-amylase is translated as MERNHTMMQFFEWHVENDGKHWQRLKERAPELRAAGITSVWIPPASKGQSDEDTGYGIYDVYDLGEFDQKGTVRTKYGTKDELVEAIQVARENDIAVYADVVMNHKAAADELETINVVEVHPEDRSKEISEEFEIEAWTKFTFPGRNGKYSDFIWTHEFFNGTDFDAREEKTGVFKISGKNKDWNDQVDDEFGNYDYLMFANIDYNHPEVREEMIRWGHWFQETIDCQGFRLDAIKHINYEFVHEFAKSMIEKSEGDFYMVGEFWKSDLDDCRHFLDSVDYTIDLFDVPLHYKFHEASNQGQDFDLTTLFADTLVESHPTNAVTFVDNHDSQPGESLESWVDDWFKQHAYASILLRKDGYPCVFYGDYYGVQGPHPVEGKKEMIDALLYARYHKAYGDQEDYLDDPHCVGWVRRGVEEIENSGCAVLLSNADMCEKRMFVGEERAGQEWFDYTNHQDHPVVIDEEGFGVFPVPGGGVSVFAPREVE
- the ispG gene encoding flavodoxin-dependent (E)-4-hydroxy-3-methylbut-2-enyl-diphosphate synthase, producing MPKMVHRSKTRPVRVGDLVIGGNNEVIIQSMTTTKTHDVEATVAEILRLEEAGCQIVRVACPEERDALALAEIKSRINIPLVVDIHFNYKLALMAIEAGVDKIRINPGNIGRREKVEAVVTAAKAKNIPIRIGVNAGSLEKHILEKYGYPTARGMVESALHHIKILEDLDFHDIIVSLKASDVQLALEAYQLASESFDYPLHVGITESGPLRSGSLKSAAGLGAILSRGIGNTVRVSLSADPVEEVKVAKEVLKSFGLAANAATLISCPTCGRIEIDLMSIAAEIEDYIENIQANIKVAVLGCAVNGPGEAREADIGIAGARNEGLLFRHGEIIRKVPEATMVEELKKEIDAIVLEKQAEKEAEKANHA
- a CDS encoding Na/Pi cotransporter family protein; translated protein: MNYDLQEMIFTFIGGLGIFLFGIKYMGDGLQKTAGDRLRYILDKYTTNPFLGILAGIVVTILIQSSSGTTVIVVGLVSAGLMNLRQAIGVVMGANIGTTITAFIIGFNVKEAALPAIAIGAFLIFFFNKERVQYIGQIFFGFGALFYGLTLMGDGMAPLETSVWFRELTVSMSDNPLLGVFVGTIFTVLVQSSSATIGILQELYSGGMIDIKAALPVLFGDNIGTTITAVLAALGASIAAKRTAAAHVIFNIIGTILFLIALPIFSSFITWITGALGLGPKMQIAFAHGTFNVVNTLIQCWFIAQIAWLVQKIVPGTDTTIDSKPRHLDQNILNQSSSLALNHAKLEVLRMGEFSKDALAKAHRYTQSHDKKDVAESQQIEYAINHLNTEVTNYLVKVAAHDLSERESNDHSLLMHAVNDFERIGDHVENIVELVDFQIVNRIQFTDAAKQELDDMYALTQEIVDCAVRAVEEDDVTRARKVLELEGKLDALERSFRKHHVLRVNAGECTGQAGMIFVDLLSNLERIGDHAVNITDLVLEQRTALTN
- a CDS encoding superoxide dismutase — translated: MSKFELPELGYAYDALEPHIDARTMEIHHTKHHNTYVTNVNAALEGTEHEGKSLEELLQNLDALPANIQTAVRNNGGGHWNHSFFWKLLKKNDGAAPTGELATAIDEAFGSFDAFKDAFAKAATTRFGSGWAWLIVDGGKLEVVSTPNQDTPVMEGKTPILGLDVWEHAYYLNYQNRRPDYINAFFNVVDWDHVAKLYADAK